Proteins encoded together in one Microbacterium sp. zg-Y625 window:
- a CDS encoding 5-dehydro-4-deoxyglucarate dehydratase, producing MNFDGILFFPVTPFDTAGRVDTELLATHVATGLSHSPGGIFPACGTGEFHALSATEAAAVVRTAVDTVAGAVPVVAGAGGPLGHALEVARGAADAGADALLVLPPYLVGGPQAGLVAYVEAVAAASDLPVVVYHRGNAQFTPASVRRLLENPKVVGFKDGVGDIGTAQLIVRAVAESGRDDFALFNGLLTAELTQGAYRGIGMPLYSSAAFAMIPEVANAHYRAYVDGDEARRLALVDGFYAPLAALRDETPGFGVSLIKAGLRLSGLPVGGVRPPLVDPTPEQEARLAEILDAGRALL from the coding sequence GTGAACTTCGACGGCATCCTCTTCTTCCCCGTCACCCCCTTCGACACCGCGGGGCGGGTGGACACCGAGCTGCTGGCCACACACGTCGCCACCGGCCTCTCCCACTCCCCGGGCGGGATCTTCCCCGCCTGCGGCACGGGCGAGTTCCACGCGCTGAGCGCCACCGAAGCGGCTGCGGTCGTCCGCACCGCCGTGGACACCGTGGCCGGCGCCGTGCCGGTCGTCGCGGGAGCAGGCGGACCGCTCGGGCACGCGCTCGAGGTCGCCCGCGGTGCGGCCGACGCCGGCGCCGACGCGCTGCTGGTGCTGCCGCCCTACCTCGTCGGCGGGCCGCAGGCCGGTCTCGTCGCCTACGTCGAGGCGGTCGCCGCGGCATCCGACCTGCCGGTCGTCGTGTACCACCGCGGCAACGCCCAGTTCACCCCCGCGTCGGTGCGACGCCTGCTCGAGAACCCGAAGGTCGTCGGATTCAAGGACGGCGTCGGCGACATCGGCACCGCGCAGCTGATCGTGCGGGCGGTCGCCGAATCGGGCCGCGACGATTTCGCGCTGTTCAACGGCCTGCTCACCGCCGAGCTGACTCAGGGCGCCTACCGCGGCATCGGCATGCCGCTGTACTCGTCCGCGGCCTTCGCGATGATCCCCGAGGTGGCGAACGCCCACTACCGCGCGTACGTCGACGGCGACGAGGCTCGGCGCCTGGCGCTCGTCGACGGCTTCTATGCTCCCCTCGCGGCCCTCCGCGACGAGACCCCCGGCTTCGGCGTCTCGCTCATCAAGGCGGGCCTGCGCCTGAGCGGCCTGCCCGTCGGCGGCGTCCGGCCGCCGCTGGTGGACCCGACGCCCGAGCAGGAGGCGCGGCTCGCCGAGATCCTCGACGCCGGGAGGGCGCTGCTGTGA
- the galE gene encoding UDP-glucose 4-epimerase GalE, with protein sequence MSWLVTGGAGYIGAHVVRALASAGLAPVVIDDLSSGHASFVPEGVPFVRGTILDRALMEQTLREHDVEGVIHVAGFKYAGVSVKRPLHTYEQNVEGTRVVLQAMADAGVDKLVFSSSAAVYGTPDVELVTEDLPKRPASPYGESKLIGEWLIRDQAVATADDAAPLRHTSLRYFNVVGSGDLAVYDTSPHNLFPLVFEALIEGRTPRINGDDYDTPDGSNVRDYVHVADIAAAHVVAAQRLAAGEPIEAAYNLGSRNGLSVRQIMDAMARVTGIDFTPEIAPRRAGDPDRIVATGELAARDLQWENRYSVDEMVRTGWEARRAADA encoded by the coding sequence ATGTCCTGGCTTGTCACCGGCGGTGCCGGCTACATCGGTGCCCACGTCGTCCGCGCGCTCGCTTCGGCGGGGCTTGCTCCGGTCGTCATCGACGACCTCTCCAGCGGCCACGCGTCGTTCGTGCCCGAGGGGGTGCCCTTCGTCCGCGGCACGATCCTCGACCGCGCGCTCATGGAGCAGACGCTGCGCGAGCACGACGTCGAGGGCGTCATCCACGTCGCCGGGTTCAAGTACGCCGGTGTCTCGGTGAAGCGCCCGCTGCACACGTACGAGCAGAACGTCGAGGGCACCCGCGTCGTGCTGCAGGCGATGGCCGATGCCGGCGTCGACAAGCTCGTCTTCTCCTCGTCCGCCGCCGTGTACGGCACCCCCGACGTCGAGCTCGTGACCGAGGACCTCCCCAAGCGCCCGGCGTCGCCCTACGGCGAGTCGAAGCTGATCGGCGAGTGGCTGATCCGCGACCAGGCCGTCGCGACCGCCGACGACGCGGCGCCGCTGCGCCACACGTCGCTGCGGTACTTCAACGTCGTGGGGTCCGGCGACCTCGCCGTCTACGACACCAGCCCGCACAACCTGTTCCCGCTGGTGTTCGAGGCGCTCATCGAGGGCCGCACCCCGCGCATCAACGGCGACGACTACGACACCCCCGACGGCAGCAACGTGCGCGACTACGTGCACGTCGCCGACATCGCCGCCGCCCACGTCGTGGCCGCGCAGCGCCTGGCCGCCGGCGAGCCGATCGAGGCCGCATACAACCTGGGGTCCCGCAACGGCCTGTCGGTGCGCCAGATCATGGATGCCATGGCCCGCGTCACCGGCATCGACTTCACGCCCGAGATCGCGCCGCGTCGTGCGGGGGACCCCGACCGCATCGTCGCCACCGGCGAACTCGCCGCCCGCGATCTGCAGTGGGAGAACCGGTACTCCGTCGACGAGATGGTCCGCACCGGCTGGGAGGCCCGCCGCGCGGCGGACGCCTAG
- a CDS encoding Gfo/Idh/MocA family protein yields MTKTRYALLGAGHRSQMYVDAITGDYADRADLVAVCEPNPARAAHAVDRAVSRGAAAPTVWQPDRLEEMIAAERIDRVIICARDDLHAELIVRSLDAGADVVVEKPLTIDAASAAAIEDAVARTGRAVVLTFNYRYSPRNSALRQVIQDGLIGEVTSIDFSWMLDTKHGADYFRRWHREKEHSGGLLVHKSSHHFDLVNWWIRQQPRRVYASGGLRFYGADNAARRGLGDRPERGTHEGDHDPFELDLRDDPRLQALYLDAEQHDGYLRDRDVFGPGITIEDNLALVVDYSGGATLSYSLNAHAPWEGYQVAVNGTLGRAELEVVERGAVLVDEGLHPVIDPSAVDAAGSASLRPQGERLLVQRHWEEAVEMPIVNAAGGHGGGDALLLSDVFVGPGDDPLARPADWTDGLRSIAVGIAGNRSLETGLPVRIDELGIALLTETGR; encoded by the coding sequence ATGACGAAGACCCGCTACGCGCTCCTGGGCGCCGGACACCGCTCCCAGATGTACGTCGACGCGATCACGGGCGACTACGCCGACCGCGCCGACCTCGTCGCCGTGTGCGAGCCGAACCCGGCGCGCGCGGCCCACGCCGTCGATCGGGCCGTCTCTCGGGGTGCCGCCGCCCCCACGGTGTGGCAGCCGGATCGGCTCGAGGAGATGATCGCCGCCGAGCGCATCGACCGGGTCATCATCTGCGCACGCGACGACCTGCACGCCGAACTGATCGTGCGCTCCCTCGATGCCGGCGCCGACGTCGTCGTCGAGAAGCCCCTCACGATCGACGCCGCCAGCGCCGCCGCCATCGAGGATGCCGTCGCCCGCACCGGCCGCGCCGTGGTGCTCACCTTCAACTACCGGTATTCGCCCCGCAACAGCGCGCTGCGCCAGGTCATCCAGGACGGCCTCATCGGCGAGGTGACCTCGATCGACTTCTCGTGGATGCTCGACACCAAGCACGGCGCGGACTACTTCCGCCGGTGGCACCGCGAGAAGGAGCACTCCGGCGGGCTGCTGGTGCACAAATCCAGCCACCACTTCGACCTCGTGAACTGGTGGATCCGCCAGCAGCCGCGTCGTGTCTACGCCTCCGGTGGGCTGCGGTTCTACGGTGCCGACAACGCCGCCCGGCGCGGGCTCGGCGATCGGCCCGAGCGGGGCACGCACGAGGGTGACCACGACCCGTTCGAACTCGACCTGCGGGACGACCCTCGGCTGCAGGCGCTGTACCTCGACGCCGAGCAGCACGACGGCTACCTGCGCGACCGCGACGTCTTCGGCCCGGGCATCACGATCGAGGACAACCTCGCCCTGGTCGTCGACTACTCCGGCGGCGCGACGCTGTCGTACTCCCTCAACGCCCACGCACCGTGGGAGGGCTACCAGGTGGCCGTCAACGGCACCCTCGGCCGCGCCGAGCTCGAGGTCGTCGAGCGGGGCGCCGTGCTCGTCGACGAGGGCCTGCACCCGGTCATCGACCCGAGCGCCGTGGATGCCGCAGGCTCGGCATCCCTCCGCCCTCAGGGCGAGCGCCTGCTGGTGCAGCGCCACTGGGAAGAGGCCGTCGAGATGCCGATCGTGAACGCCGCCGGCGGGCACGGCGGCGGCGACGCGCTGCTGCTGTCGGACGTCTTCGTCGGCCCCGGCGACGACCCGCTGGCGCGCCCCGCGGACTGGACCGACGGCCTGCGCTCGATCGCGGTCGGGATCGCCGGCAACCGCTCGCTCGAGACCGGACTGCCGGTGCGTATCGACGAGCTCGGCATCGCCCTCCTCACGGAGACGGGGCGATGA
- a CDS encoding NAD-dependent epimerase/dehydratase family protein, producing the protein MSRIVVTGGAGRLGRSLAAGLATAGHDVLSLDRDTSPALTGAGVEQLTIDLTDARATHDALESARADAVVHLAAIAVPFSAPEDVILRTNAALAVSVLGGAVAAGVGKVVAASSPTVLGYNAPTGWVPDRFPLDEETPARPWNAYALSKLLIEQTIDMLRRQTGDAVRFASFRPCYVLTPEEWAGAPTQQGHTVRERLDDPALSAPALFNYVDARDVARFTDTLLAALPDIPNGETFFVGADDALAREPLAELMPQFHPGTEAAAAVLTGTAPAFSTAKARRLLGWTPQHHWRDELAETPADRKDVPA; encoded by the coding sequence ATGAGCCGCATCGTCGTCACCGGCGGCGCGGGCCGCCTCGGCCGCAGCCTCGCCGCGGGCCTGGCCACGGCCGGGCACGACGTGCTGTCGCTGGACCGCGACACCTCACCCGCCCTCACCGGGGCCGGCGTCGAGCAGCTCACGATCGACCTCACCGACGCGCGCGCCACCCACGACGCCCTCGAAAGCGCCCGCGCCGACGCCGTGGTGCATCTCGCGGCGATCGCGGTGCCCTTCAGCGCGCCGGAGGACGTGATCCTGCGCACCAACGCCGCCCTCGCCGTCTCGGTGCTCGGCGGCGCGGTGGCCGCAGGGGTGGGCAAGGTGGTCGCGGCATCCAGCCCGACCGTGCTCGGCTACAACGCGCCGACGGGGTGGGTGCCCGACCGGTTTCCGCTGGACGAAGAGACCCCGGCCCGCCCGTGGAACGCGTACGCGCTGTCGAAGCTCCTCATCGAGCAGACGATCGACATGCTGCGGCGTCAGACGGGCGATGCGGTGCGGTTCGCCTCGTTCCGGCCCTGCTACGTGCTGACGCCCGAGGAGTGGGCCGGCGCACCGACGCAGCAGGGGCACACCGTGCGGGAGCGCCTGGACGACCCCGCCCTGTCGGCGCCGGCGCTGTTCAACTACGTCGACGCGCGCGACGTCGCCCGCTTCACCGACACGCTGCTGGCCGCCCTCCCCGACATCCCCAACGGCGAGACCTTCTTCGTCGGCGCCGACGACGCCCTCGCCCGGGAGCCCCTCGCCGAGCTCATGCCGCAGTTCCACCCCGGCACCGAGGCGGCCGCCGCGGTGCTCACCGGCACCGCGCCCGCCTTCTCGACCGCGAAGGCCCGCCGACTGCTGGGCTGGACGCCGCAGCACCACTGGCGCGACGAACTCGCCGAGACCCCCGCTGACCGAAAGGACGTGCCCGCGTGA
- a CDS encoding glycoside hydrolase family 35 protein yields the protein MTSRFEIGETDFLLDGEPHRIISGALHYFRVHPDLWRDRLRKARLMGLNAIETYVAWNAHEPVEGQWNAAGGLDLGRFLDLVAEEGMHAIVRPGPYICAEWHNGGLPTWLTADTDMKLRSSDPRYLAAVTSFLDRINAIVAPRQIDRDGSVILVQIENEYGAYGADKAYLAELIRVTRAAGITVPLTQVDQPIPHMLEGGAHEGLHKTGSFGSRIAERLATLREHQPTGPLMCMEFWCGWFDHWGEKHHTTTFADAARDLDELLAAGASVNIYMVHGGTNFGLTNGANDSGRYLPMVTSYDYDSPITESGDITEKFRAFRDVIAKHAPVPDEPLPEPVDAPVLSVPLQPVGDPLPLVATDRGTFDTPPTLDELGPDLVLAEYAASVDTDRTRVLDADVRDYAWVSVDDRPAGILQRTVGDLAMPLPAGRELRLLVEETGRVNYDTKIGEPKGLVGDVRLDGEPIAGPWHVRTFDVPALGAAVAGAAPAEAVGAGRAAGPVGLRASFKLAASADLFLDTAGWGKGYAWVNGFFLGRYWRRGPQRTLYVPGPVTREGANEIVVVELEAMTDATARFVARPDLGHEVE from the coding sequence ATGACTTCGCGCTTTGAGATCGGCGAGACCGACTTCCTGCTCGACGGCGAGCCCCACCGCATCATCTCGGGTGCCCTGCACTACTTCCGCGTGCACCCCGATCTGTGGCGCGACCGGCTGCGCAAGGCCCGGCTCATGGGGCTGAACGCGATCGAGACCTACGTCGCGTGGAACGCCCACGAGCCGGTGGAGGGACAGTGGAATGCCGCGGGCGGCCTCGACCTCGGCCGGTTCCTCGACCTCGTCGCCGAGGAGGGCATGCACGCCATCGTGCGCCCGGGCCCCTACATCTGCGCCGAGTGGCACAACGGCGGGCTTCCCACCTGGCTCACCGCCGACACCGACATGAAGCTGCGCAGCTCCGACCCGCGCTACCTCGCGGCCGTCACGAGCTTCCTCGACCGCATCAACGCGATCGTCGCGCCGCGCCAGATCGACCGGGACGGCAGCGTCATCCTGGTGCAGATCGAGAACGAGTACGGCGCGTACGGCGCCGACAAGGCGTACCTGGCCGAACTCATCCGCGTGACGCGCGCCGCGGGCATCACGGTGCCGCTGACCCAGGTCGACCAGCCGATCCCGCACATGCTCGAAGGCGGCGCGCACGAGGGCCTGCACAAGACCGGGTCGTTCGGCTCCCGCATCGCGGAGCGCCTCGCCACCCTGCGCGAGCACCAGCCCACCGGCCCGCTCATGTGCATGGAGTTCTGGTGCGGCTGGTTCGATCACTGGGGCGAGAAGCACCACACCACGACGTTCGCCGACGCGGCCCGCGACCTCGATGAGCTGCTCGCGGCCGGGGCGTCGGTCAACATCTACATGGTGCACGGCGGCACGAACTTCGGCCTCACCAACGGCGCCAACGACTCCGGGCGCTACCTGCCGATGGTGACGTCGTACGACTACGACTCCCCCATCACCGAGTCCGGCGACATCACGGAGAAGTTCCGCGCCTTCCGCGACGTGATCGCCAAGCACGCCCCGGTGCCCGACGAGCCCCTGCCCGAACCCGTCGACGCGCCCGTGCTGTCGGTGCCGCTGCAGCCGGTCGGCGACCCGCTGCCGCTCGTCGCGACCGACCGCGGCACGTTCGACACTCCGCCGACGCTCGACGAGCTGGGCCCGGACCTCGTGCTCGCCGAGTATGCGGCATCCGTCGACACCGACCGCACCCGCGTGCTCGACGCCGACGTGCGCGACTACGCCTGGGTGTCGGTGGACGATCGCCCCGCCGGCATCCTGCAGCGCACGGTCGGCGACCTGGCCATGCCGCTTCCCGCCGGCCGCGAGCTGCGGCTGCTCGTCGAAGAGACCGGCCGCGTCAACTACGACACGAAGATCGGCGAGCCCAAGGGCCTCGTCGGCGACGTGCGCCTCGACGGCGAGCCGATCGCTGGCCCCTGGCACGTGCGCACGTTCGACGTGCCGGCCCTCGGCGCGGCGGTCGCCGGCGCCGCACCCGCCGAGGCCGTGGGCGCCGGACGCGCCGCCGGTCCGGTGGGCTTGCGCGCGTCCTTCAAGCTCGCGGCATCCGCGGACCTCTTCCTCGACACCGCCGGCTGGGGCAAGGGGTATGCCTGGGTCAACGGGTTCTTCCTCGGCCGCTACTGGCGCCGCGGCCCGCAGCGCACTCTCTACGTGCCGGGCCCGGTCACCCGGGAGGGCGCGAACGAGATCGTCGTCGTCGAGCTCGAGGCGATGACGGATGCCACCGCCCGCTTCGTCGCACGCCCGGATCTCGGCCACGAGGTCGAGTAG
- a CDS encoding M24 family metallopeptidase yields the protein MPSPADRRVKQQRLARVRSDAGAGALVLTSHEAVSWYLDGVRTHVSLAGPPVLAVRVDDDGDHLFVAANEADRLAEEELLPDDAARIVRVPWQTPPTDAATAVGPAMTEAVLAGPLRAARASLLPGERDRYRALGRQTAEAMTDAARTLTPGSTERTAASALAAALVARGIDPLVILVAGRSRLGHRHPLPTDAPLGDRAMLVVCGRRHGLIANATRWVGAAGPDDERILAVEADFLAATRPGAVLSDAFARGCAAYAAHGFDDEEWTRHHQGGPTGYAGRDPRATAQTLDPIVADQAFAWNPSAPGAKVEDTVLIGDDGIEVLTADPRWPTVTHAGRARPTALPFS from the coding sequence ATGCCCTCCCCCGCAGATCGACGAGTCAAGCAGCAGCGCCTCGCCCGGGTGCGCTCCGACGCCGGCGCGGGTGCGCTGGTGCTCACCTCGCACGAGGCGGTGTCGTGGTACCTCGACGGCGTACGCACCCACGTGTCGCTCGCGGGTCCGCCGGTGCTCGCGGTGCGGGTCGACGACGACGGAGACCACCTGTTCGTCGCGGCGAACGAGGCCGACCGCCTCGCCGAGGAGGAGCTGCTCCCGGACGACGCGGCGCGCATCGTGCGCGTGCCGTGGCAGACCCCTCCCACCGACGCCGCGACCGCCGTCGGCCCGGCGATGACCGAAGCCGTCCTCGCCGGCCCGCTGCGCGCCGCGCGCGCGAGCCTGCTTCCGGGCGAGCGTGACCGGTACCGCGCGCTCGGCCGGCAGACGGCCGAGGCGATGACGGATGCCGCGCGCACACTCACACCGGGGAGCACCGAGCGCACCGCGGCGTCGGCGCTGGCCGCCGCGCTCGTCGCGCGCGGCATCGACCCGCTCGTGATCCTCGTGGCGGGCCGCTCGCGGCTGGGGCACCGTCACCCGCTGCCGACCGACGCGCCCCTGGGCGACCGGGCGATGCTCGTGGTGTGCGGTCGGCGGCACGGCCTCATCGCGAACGCCACCCGGTGGGTAGGTGCGGCTGGGCCCGACGACGAGCGCATCCTCGCGGTGGAGGCGGACTTCCTCGCGGCCACGCGGCCGGGCGCCGTCCTCTCCGATGCGTTCGCGCGGGGCTGTGCCGCTTACGCCGCTCACGGATTCGACGACGAGGAGTGGACCCGCCACCACCAGGGCGGTCCCACCGGGTACGCGGGCCGCGACCCGCGGGCCACAGCCCAGACCCTGGACCCGATCGTGGCCGACCAGGCGTTCGCGTGGAATCCCAGTGCCCCCGGCGCGAAGGTCGAGGACACGGTGCTGATCGGCGATGACGGTATCGAGGTGCTCACGGCCGACCCGCGATGGCCGACGGTGACGCATGCCGGACGGGCGCGGCCCACGGCGCTGCCCTTCAGCTGA
- a CDS encoding LacI family DNA-binding transcriptional regulator, with the protein MRRTSSKATITDVARQAGVSLSTVSRVMNGNATVDAELAERVRAAAVDLGYIASPLARSLVLGRTQTIAVVVPDLANPTFQEILRGLSRAAAGDGYHVLIADSAEQVDEERVLAAETRRRTDGVVLCAPRMPDDELAALLPALSPAVVINRPPQSGVPVVAADYRSAFADLIDHLYGLGHRRLVYLAGLARSASNAARLAALADARSAHADLEIAELPCGVDFDSGAAAAGAVRRSGATGVLAFNDLVAMGLMSALADRGVRVPEDLSVAGFDDIPFAQYTTPPLTTAAVPASDLGGRAWQAMHALLTGDHAEEAVSLTPRLIVRGSTGRAPE; encoded by the coding sequence ATGCGCAGGACGTCGAGCAAGGCCACCATCACCGACGTGGCCCGCCAAGCGGGCGTCTCGCTGTCGACGGTGTCGCGCGTCATGAACGGCAATGCCACGGTGGACGCCGAGCTGGCCGAGCGAGTGAGAGCCGCCGCTGTGGACCTCGGCTACATCGCCAGCCCGCTCGCCCGCAGCCTCGTGCTCGGCCGCACCCAGACCATCGCCGTCGTCGTGCCGGACCTCGCCAACCCGACGTTCCAGGAGATCCTGCGGGGGCTCAGCCGGGCGGCCGCGGGCGACGGCTATCACGTGCTCATCGCCGACTCGGCCGAGCAGGTCGACGAGGAGCGGGTGCTCGCCGCCGAGACGCGACGGCGCACCGACGGCGTGGTGCTGTGCGCCCCGCGCATGCCCGACGACGAGCTGGCCGCGCTCCTGCCCGCGCTCTCCCCCGCCGTCGTGATCAACCGACCGCCGCAGAGCGGCGTGCCCGTGGTGGCCGCCGACTATCGCTCCGCCTTCGCCGACCTGATCGACCACCTGTACGGGCTCGGCCATCGCCGGCTGGTCTACCTCGCCGGTCTCGCCCGCAGCGCCTCCAACGCGGCGCGGCTGGCCGCGCTGGCCGACGCCCGGTCGGCCCACGCGGACCTCGAGATCGCCGAGCTCCCCTGCGGCGTCGACTTCGACAGCGGCGCCGCCGCTGCGGGGGCCGTCCGCCGCAGCGGGGCCACGGGCGTGCTCGCCTTCAACGACCTCGTCGCGATGGGCCTGATGTCGGCCCTCGCCGATCGGGGCGTGCGGGTGCCCGAGGACCTCTCGGTCGCGGGCTTCGACGACATCCCCTTCGCGCAGTACACGACGCCGCCCCTGACGACGGCCGCCGTGCCGGCGTCCGACCTCGGCGGCCGCGCCTGGCAGGCGATGCACGCCCTGCTCACCGGCGACCATGCCGAGGAGGCGGTCTCGCTCACCCCGCGCCTGATCGTGCGCGGGAGCACCGGGCGCGCTCCGGAGTGA
- a CDS encoding mandelate racemase/muconate lactonizing enzyme family protein, producing the protein MTTIASLDARLVRVPLTRPWGADVTSVGVIATHLVRADGAEGWGFAWTPQIGAEAVLALLQHDIAPAAVGGSAEPGEAWQGLWEHLHEAGGGGVTTIALAGLDLAVWDAAARVADGTVSDLLGRHRASAGVYGSGVNLHYPLDDLVAQAERWVAAGFDAVKVKVGKADAAEDLERLRAVREVIGPDRALMIDANQRWDLDQATLTLEVLAEVRPAWIEEPLRADDLAGHAELARRLDASSRLPIAVGENLHTAHRFGDFLRAGAAQIVQPNVVRVGGITPFLRIAAVAADHGAALHPHLLPELSGQLALCLPPAEGLPAPLVEDVEDAGFGTLGALADPSPVAIADGRLTETPHAGLGLRFA; encoded by the coding sequence GTGACGACCATCGCCTCGCTCGACGCGCGCCTCGTGCGCGTGCCGCTGACGCGCCCGTGGGGCGCGGACGTGACGAGCGTCGGCGTGATCGCAACCCACCTGGTGCGCGCGGACGGCGCCGAGGGCTGGGGATTCGCGTGGACGCCGCAGATCGGCGCCGAGGCGGTGCTCGCGCTGCTGCAGCACGACATCGCCCCCGCCGCCGTGGGCGGCTCGGCAGAGCCGGGCGAGGCGTGGCAGGGCCTGTGGGAGCACCTGCACGAGGCGGGCGGCGGCGGCGTGACGACCATCGCGCTGGCCGGGCTCGATCTGGCGGTGTGGGATGCCGCGGCGCGCGTGGCCGACGGCACGGTCTCCGACCTGCTGGGGCGGCATCGCGCGTCGGCGGGCGTCTACGGCAGCGGCGTGAACCTGCACTACCCCCTCGACGACCTGGTCGCCCAGGCCGAGCGGTGGGTCGCCGCCGGCTTCGACGCGGTGAAGGTCAAGGTAGGAAAGGCCGATGCGGCCGAGGACCTCGAGCGTCTCCGCGCCGTCCGCGAGGTCATCGGCCCCGATCGCGCCCTCATGATCGACGCCAACCAGCGCTGGGACCTCGACCAGGCGACCCTCACGCTCGAGGTGCTCGCCGAGGTGCGCCCGGCGTGGATCGAGGAGCCGCTGCGCGCCGACGACCTCGCCGGTCACGCCGAGCTCGCCCGGCGCCTGGATGCCTCGTCCCGCCTTCCCATCGCGGTCGGCGAGAACCTGCACACCGCCCACCGGTTCGGGGATTTCCTGCGCGCAGGTGCCGCGCAGATCGTGCAGCCGAACGTCGTGCGCGTGGGTGGCATCACGCCATTCCTGCGCATCGCCGCCGTCGCCGCCGACCACGGCGCGGCGCTGCATCCGCACCTGCTGCCGGAGCTCTCCGGCCAGCTCGCCCTCTGCCTCCCGCCCGCCGAGGGCCTACCGGCGCCACTGGTCGAAGACGTCGAAGACGCCGGCTTCGGCACGCTCGGTGCCCTCGCCGATCCCTCGCCCGTCGCGATCGCCGACGGACGGCTGACCGAGACCCCGCACGCAGGCCTGGGCCTGCGCTTCGCGTGA
- a CDS encoding aldehyde dehydrogenase (NADP(+)): MTTTTEQLDVFAAAAAAAAPVWRTAPASDRAAWLRALADALDAASDEVVEIADRETRLGAGRLRGEVARTTGQLRLFAGVVEQGSYLELTVDDADAAATPPRPELRRMLTGVGPVAVFSASNFPFAFSVLGGDTASALAAGNPVIVKAHSGHPELSRRTAEIAAAALEAAGAPAGSLALVEGREAGNALVRHPVIQAAGFTGSLSGGRALFDLAASRPDPIPFYGELGSINPVVITAAAIDARGAQLAEGLAASFTLGVGQFCTKPGVVFVPRGTGFEQAVADAVTGIAGGPLLTDRITEAFPAGVDALTADPSVTVVAHGAETAEGARPVVLATDAAAVADRADTLLEECFGPVTLLIRYDGEEDLHRALRAVQGCLTATLHAEDTDDVSATLALLQDRAGRVLFAGWPTGVAVTWSQHHGGPWPATTSLHTSVGATAIRRFLRPIVFQDAPERLLPPVLRDEALATLPHRRNGVLTLP; encoded by the coding sequence ATGACCACCACCACCGAGCAGCTCGACGTCTTCGCGGCCGCGGCCGCCGCCGCCGCACCCGTGTGGCGCACCGCGCCCGCCTCCGACCGCGCCGCGTGGCTGCGTGCCCTCGCCGATGCGCTGGACGCGGCATCCGACGAGGTCGTCGAGATCGCCGACCGCGAGACCCGCCTGGGCGCCGGTCGCCTGCGCGGCGAAGTCGCCCGCACCACCGGGCAGCTGCGCCTGTTCGCCGGCGTCGTCGAGCAGGGCTCGTACCTCGAGCTGACCGTCGACGACGCGGATGCCGCGGCCACCCCGCCGCGACCGGAGCTGCGCCGCATGCTCACCGGCGTCGGCCCGGTGGCGGTCTTCTCGGCTTCGAACTTCCCCTTCGCGTTCTCGGTGCTCGGCGGCGACACCGCCTCGGCCCTCGCCGCCGGCAACCCGGTCATCGTGAAGGCCCACTCCGGGCACCCCGAGCTGTCGCGTCGCACCGCCGAGATCGCCGCGGCGGCGCTCGAGGCCGCGGGGGCTCCTGCCGGGTCTCTCGCCCTCGTCGAGGGGCGCGAGGCCGGCAACGCGCTGGTGCGGCATCCGGTCATTCAGGCCGCCGGCTTCACCGGGTCGCTCTCGGGAGGGCGGGCGCTGTTCGACCTCGCCGCTTCGCGCCCCGACCCCATCCCCTTCTATGGGGAGCTCGGCAGCATCAATCCCGTGGTCATCACGGCCGCGGCCATCGACGCGCGGGGCGCGCAGCTGGCCGAGGGCCTCGCGGCGTCGTTCACGCTCGGCGTGGGACAGTTCTGCACGAAGCCGGGTGTCGTGTTCGTGCCGCGCGGCACCGGCTTCGAACAGGCGGTCGCGGACGCCGTGACGGGGATCGCCGGCGGGCCACTGTTGACCGACCGCATCACCGAGGCGTTCCCCGCCGGCGTCGACGCCCTCACCGCCGACCCGTCGGTCACCGTCGTCGCCCACGGGGCCGAGACGGCCGAAGGCGCGCGACCGGTCGTGCTCGCGACCGACGCCGCGGCTGTCGCCGACCGGGCAGACACCCTCCTCGAGGAGTGCTTCGGCCCGGTGACGCTGCTCATCCGCTACGACGGCGAGGAGGACCTTCACCGGGCACTCCGGGCGGTGCAGGGGTGCCTGACGGCGACGCTCCACGCCGAGGACACCGACGACGTCTCGGCGACCCTGGCGCTGCTGCAGGACCGCGCCGGCCGCGTGCTCTTCGCCGGGTGGCCCACCGGCGTCGCCGTCACCTGGTCGCAGCACCACGGCGGGCCGTGGCCGGCGACGACGTCGCTGCACACGTCGGTCGGGGCGACCGCGATCCGACGCTTCCTGCGGCCGATCGTCTTCCAGGACGCCCCGGAGCGGCTGCTCCCCCCGGTGCTGCGCGACGAGGCGCTGGCGACGCTGCCGCACCGTCGCAACGGCGTACTGACGCTGCCGTAG